The sequence below is a genomic window from Marmota flaviventris isolate mMarFla1 chromosome 9, mMarFla1.hap1, whole genome shotgun sequence.
CGCTCCAGCTCCTCTTGCTCCCGCGAAGACAACTCCAGGGCCAGTCGAAGCTGCTCCTCAAAGCTTGGAGGGACAGGGGATGGGGGCGTCCTCTGAGGAGATCCAGGACCCCTGGACTCTGTGGACAGCCGCAGGCTTTCCTGGAGGGCCCTGCCAGGCCACGGGAGAGGGAGAGCAAACCAGTGAATGGGAAGGCTGGAGGGGGAGCCAAGGAGCTGGGTACATGGCTTCTGGGGACCAAGACCGCGTCAGGGAGAGAGCCAAGCAGGAcctgtccctcctgtccctcATGCCACCTTTTGTTGCAGGCATCATTGCTGCTGGAGATGGCCTTAAAGAGGGAATGGGATCCCGAGACCGCATCTCCCTGCTACCCACCCCTGCCAGGGACTACCAGAGGCTCGGGCCAGGCAGGGCCTCACCGCTCCAGCTGAAGCTGCTCCTCATACACTGTGTTTTGGGGAGGAGGGTGAGTGCCAGGACGTGTGTTGGTCAGGGCTTCCCAAACAGTCACCTGCAGTGGCCGGGAGCCCAGAGTTGTCACCTCAGCCCTGTGGCTGCAGAGCCAGTGCCCCCCCCTGCCCAAGTCCCACCTGCTCGGCCTCTGTGCCTGCCTCAAGCAGGCTCTGCTGGATGGCAAACTGCAGCAGGTCATCATCTTCGTCTCGAAGGGGCTCGCTGCGCTCTGCGCCCAGCACACTGTATCCCTCGGGCACCTCAAACACGGTGGGGTCTACCTCACATGGGAAAGGGCTCCCTGGGCAGGTGGCAGAGGAGCCAACTCAGATGCTGGGGCTCAACAGCCAGAAAGCTGCAGCCTCCCTCTGCCCCCGCTGGTGCTACCTGAAGCGGCCACAGCAGTGCTGGGGGCGGGCACCCACACGGAGCCCAGGGGCTCATCACAGCCACATAGGTTGCTAAAGGTGATGCGGGCATTCAGCACGTGGAAGAGGGGAATCTCTGTAAGGAGACAGCCAGGCCTGAGCTGTCTGACCCCACATCCAGGGAGGTCCCCCTGCTGCACTGGGCCACCCCCTCACCAATCTTGACGGGGAAGCCAGGTGGGAGGCGCAGGGTGATGAAATCACGCAGCTTGGCAAAGTGAGCATTGCTGATGGCCATCAGGTCAATGATGGGCGTCACCTGGTCACCCAGGGAAAGGGGATGCTCCTCACTCAGCCACAATGTGGCCTTGAACCTGCCCAGCCAAACAAAGGACTTGGGTCAGGGACTCTCTGATGGCCCTTCCATGAGCCTAGGCCTCCTCCCTTCTCAGCTGTCCTGATGGCCTCCCCTGGAGCTGGTGTCCCCAGGTGCCTCCAGCCGGGCACTTGTGATGATTTTGTGCCCACTCATCTGGTCTAAGGCAAGCAGGGGCTTCTCCCAGGACCTCATCCACagccccatcctcctcctccacccagaACTGGTCAGCACCATATAGTTGGCTGTACTttgttcaaatcccagctccaccacTGGGTGGCTGAGAGGATCCACCTGAAGTGGCCAGAAGAGTGCTAGACCTGCTGTAAGGGTATGTCCACTGTGACCATTTTCACCTGACCATCAGATCCTTGTGGGAAGCAGGCAAGTGTGACTTCTGATGTCACTGAGGGAGACACTGAGGGAGCAGAAGACACGTCCCAGGGACACAGCCTGAGGCTGCAGAGCTGTGGGTCCTTCCTACAAGGGCTGTTTCCACCTGCCATGCCCTGGCCCCAGCATGCTCAGTAAGTGGAATAAAATGCATACGTGGGCCATgccacacattcattcattcatcaaagaAGTGTGACTACTTCTCTAGGCCAAAGCACCTGCCAAGTGCTCAGGACCACAGATAAGAAAGACATGGCTTCTGCCCTCGGGAGCAGAATCCAGGGAGAGCCCACCAAGTGAGAATATAATGGGCCCCAGGGGTTACAAGACTCTGCAAGGGCTCAGGTGGTCCAAGCGGCATCCTGGTCTCTAAAGGAAGTCCCCCGCTAGTCCCCAGACCTCACCTCTGTACTTTGCTGGACATCTCGATGGGGCGGCCGATGTTTCTGGACTCCAGGCTGAAGCTGGGGTCAAAGTATTCGTCGGGGGAAATGGCTGTAGGGTTGGTAGGGCTGGCTGCCTGCTGCACAGGAGCCTGGGGGGCCCCAGGACCGGACCTTAGGCCTCAGGATGAAGAGATGTGCCCTGCCCACCCGGGCTCAGGCAGGCCCCACGCCCCCCAGCCCCGCTCACCCCGCTGTGGGAGGAGTGCTGCTGGGCCATCCCCAGGAAGGACTGGAACGGAGTCTTCCCCCCTGAGGAGAAGGGGGGCAGCCCATGAGGGGACTCTGGGCCACCTGTActgccccaccctccctccacctGAGAGTTCCTGCTGGGTGGGAGAGGGAGCAGTTGAGAATGGGTTGGCTTGTCCCTGGGCACTCTTGGCCCTGACCCCAGACCAGCATATGACTGGGCAGTGGGCAGGCGCACCTGGGTTTACCTTTGCTCCTCGACTTGTCCTGATCAGATAGGTGCTCCGTGCGTGTGCGTGTCACCAGCTCCACGTTGGTGGCACTGTACACCTGGGGGGCAGGGGGGACATGGGCAGCTGGGGATCAGGCCCTGTTCCCTACACTCAGCCTTACCAGCACAGGACCAGAGGGGACAAGAGATGAGATCTTGCTCCCCACAATGGAGATGGCAGGGTCTGAACCCCAGGAGTCACCAATGAGAAGAGGTAGCCCAAGGGCCAAGAAGAAAATTCTCCCCATTTGATCTCAGAGCTCTGGGTGGGCTCAGCACAGGCCAGGTCCTCAGGACCCTGGGCCCCAGCGACTGCCCTTGGCCTCATGGGCTTCCAGAGCCAGGGCTACTCCAGCTCTCCTTCCACACTGGGGTTGGGTGTGGAGAAGCTGAGCCTCTGGGCTTCATCTCTGACCCCCAGTCCCCACCACTGGcctctcctgccttggcctcgtAGCCGCTGACAGTTTCCATCTTCTCAGACCGCCATCCCCAGATACCACATTTGTTCCTGCAACAGACCAGACAGAAGTTTTTGAGAACCTGCACCCCACTGCTCCTGGCCAGAGCCCCACCTGGCTGCCCAACACCCAGGGTCCCTCCCACTGTGCAACATGAAGGGCCCTTGAAGGGGGTGCCTGTACAGCTGGGGACATTTGAACAAGGATTGGGGACTAGAAGATAACTGAGGGATTATCAACTTCATTAGATTTGATAATGGTGTCAGGACCATGTTAAAAACCATATCCTAATCTGTTAAAAGTCATGTGCAGAAGCATTTACTGTTAAGAAGATAtgataccaaattaaaaataagtaaaataacaacaacaaaggagATATGATACCTGGGATGTGCTTTAAAATgttccaggaaaaagaaaagaaaaaagtaaggaaGGATAGATTCAGTAAGACTGGTGAAATGTTGCTGGGTGCAgcgacacatgcctgtaatcccagcaatttaggaggctgaggcaggaggatcacaagttcaaggccaaactgggaaacttagcaatgaccctgtctcagaataaaaagttttaaaaagctgATGATGTAACTCTGTGATAgaaagcctctgggttcaattcccagtaccagaagagaaaaaaaaaaaaaggtaaaatgttgAAGCCGGGTGATGATGAGTAAGAACATCATCTCTTCTTTTGTTGTTtgacatttttgttcttttcttttttttttttttgttttttggtggtactggtcATTGCTGAACCCAGGTCCCGgcacaggccaggcaagtgctcaacctCTGCGTTGCACCCCCAGCCCACATCttgaaattttctgaaaaatcaaaaataaaagtatgtctGATTCAACAATAATAGTTGGAGACTTTGGTACCCCATTTTCAATAATGAACAGAACAAGTAGGCAAAAgatcaacaaagaaacagaaaatatgaatattataaacTAACTGGACTATATAGGTATTCTAAAAACACTCCAcccaacaacaaaagaacaagaaTCTTAAGTGCACCTGGGGTGGCATTTTTCAGGATAGACCATAGGCTAGGCCTCAGTAAACCCTGCCTGGGGGACTTGCCTCTCATCAGCCACCCAATTGCTCCTCACCTCCTTCAGGTCATTATGCAAAGTCCCCTCTGCTGTGAAGCCTTCCTGGGCAGTGGCAGTTAAGATCCTCCTGTGCTTATGCTCCTtcccaattaatttttttctcctcactaGTTATACTATCACACAGTATGCTTTATTTATCTTGTTCACTTGTCTATCTCCGCTAGGGAAGGGCTTTTTGTCTGTTGTATCATTTTATCTCCAGCATTTCAAAAGTTCCCTGGAATGGAATAGGTGCTCAATGGTcagttgttgaatgaatgaacagtttccaaatgtgttaaaaaaaggaagaaagaaaccttGATAAAACTGAAATGATAGGAGATGTACAAAGTATGTTTTTCCaaccataatggaattaaattagaaatactgatttctaatttgaaatatttatttcaaacagaaagaaaagtagaaacTCGCAAATCTGTGGAAAGTAAACAACACACTCCTAAAACACCAatgtctcaaagaataaattaaaaacattaaaaaatactttaagattAATGGGAATGAAGACTCAACATACCAAAACTTATGAAATATAGCTAAAATTATgtttagagggaaatttatagctgTAAATTTATATTAGGaaaggagaggggctgggattgtgtctcagccgtagagcgctcgcctagcacgggcgggacctgggtttgatcctcagcaccacataaaaaagaaaataaaggcattgtgttgtgtccatctacacctaaaaaataaatattaaaataaaaataaaaataaataaaaaagaaaggagggggcTGGCTTTtcggggtggggttgtggctcagtggtagagcacttgcctagcatgtgtgaggcactgggttcgattctcagcaccacatataaataaataaaggtccatcaacaactaatacaatatttaaataaaaaagaaaattatttttttaaaaaagaatatgatggAATAACTTTACTCCAACAAATTTGATAAtttagatgaaatgaaaaaattcccagggctggggatgtggctcaagtggtagcgcgctcgcctggcatgcggcccgggttcgatcctcagcaccacatacaaacaaagatgttgtgtccgccgaaaactagaaaataaatatttaaaaaattctctctctctctctctctctctctctctctctctctctctctctccctctctctctttaaaaagaaaaaagaaaaaattcccagTGAGGCCCAAATGACTGAAACtaatttaagaagaaatagataatttgAATAGATCTATAACAAGTGAAGAGATTgactgacaataataataatttaaaaaactacccacagggctgtggttgtggctcagtggtagagcgctcgcctagcacgtgtgaggcactgggttccatcctcagcaccacataaaaataaaataaagatattgtatccacctaaaactaaaaaaataaatatttgagaaaaacacaacaacagcaacaacaaaaactacccacaaagaaaagcccaggctcAGGTGGCTTCACCACTGAATTCTAACaataatttaaagaagaattaaggaCAATTATTCACAAACTTGTccaaaaaaaatggatgaagagGTGACACttcccaactcattctatgaggcatCACCCAGATGCCAAAACCAGACAGATATCATAAGAAAACTacaggctggggtgtagctcagtagtagagcatttacctagaagaagggaaagaaaggaaactacGGACCAATATTGTTTATGAATATGGATGtgaaatcctcaacaaaatatcaGGCAACAAAGTTCTACAAGATATGTAAAAAATTatgagccaggtgcaatggcacacgtgggtaatcacagcaactcgggaggctgaggcaggaggattgcaagtttgaggccaggctctgcCTTTtagggagaacttgtctcaaaataaaataaaaaataaaaagggctggagatatagctcaacaGTAAAGTGACCTGAATTCTCCAGCATGCaagcacgtgcacacacacacacacatacacacacacacaaaataataataataataattgactCAAAAAATGGTTCAAAGATCTAGTTGTGCTGGGCTCATTGATGCACGCCTGTacccaatggctctggaggctgagacaggaggattgctagttcaaagccagcctcaacaaaagcgaggtgctaagcaactcagtgagaccctgcctctaaataaaatacaaaacagggcaacagggctggggataaaaccaggagaaattaaaacatatgtcCCCAAAGAACTTGTATTTAAACATTTATGGCAGCCTCATTCATAATggccaatccctggtacccactcaAAAAAAAGGTATTTGGAAGAAAACGGAAAAATTTCCATGACCttacatttaaaatgatatatttattattagataAGACACCAAAAGAATGaccaatggaagaaaataaactgtccatcatcaaaattaaaaactttgtgCTGCAAAGGACACTATCAAGCTAGTCCTGAAAGACAGTCCATAGAAATGAAGAGAATTTTTGCAAAACATATATCTGATCGGGGACATATATCTAGATTATACAAAGAATTCTTACCactaaatgtgaaaaagaaaacccaactttaaaaaaaaatgctgtaggggctggggatgtggctcaagcggtagtgcgctcgcctggcatgcgtgcggcctgggttcgatcctcagcaccacatacaaacaaagatgttgtgtccgccgaaaactaaaaaaaaataaaacattaaaaaaattctctttctctttctctctcttaaaaaaaaaaaaatgttgtaaagGACCTGAATAGCCATTTCTCCAGAGAAGacacaaaaacaaccaaaaatcaCAGTagaggctgggttgtggctcagtggcagagcgtttgcctggcatgtgtgaagcactgggttcgattctcagcatcacataaaaaataaataaaataaaggaattgtgtccatctataactaataaaaatatttaaaaaaaataaaggttcatcagcacctaaaaaaaattattttcaaaaagcaCAGTAAAAGCTGCTCCATgacattagtcattagggaaatgcaaatcccaACCACATGAGAGACTATTTCACATCCAGTAAGATGGCTATGatccaacaaacaaacaaacaagccaaAGGCATGGACAATCCTGAGTGTTGGTGAGAGATGGGAACCCTGGGCACTGCCGGGAGAAATGCCAAACGGTACGGCCCTTCAGCAACCAGTTCCTTCAACAGTTAAATATGGAGATACCACACAACCCAGCAGTTCTACCCCAAAACATAAAACcaggagaaattaaaacataccTCTCCAAAGAacttatataaaaacatttatggCAGCCTCATTCATAATGGCCAAGAGGTGGAAACACAGTGTCTATCAATggacaaatgaacaaacaaatgtgACACCACCTCACAGTGGCTTGGTCAGACAAGGAATGAAGCAGCAGCGAGCTGGGAGCTGAAAACAGTGCACCAGTAAAAGAAGCCTACACACAAAAGACCACGCATTTTTAAATCCCACCATATCAAGGTCCAAAATAGGGAAATCTCCGGGTCAGAAATTAAATTAGTAGATGCTTAGGGCTGGGGGAGGAGCGGGGGAATGGGGAGGGCAGTGATAGCTAAGAGGTTTCTtcttgagggaaaaaaagttctaaaattgaCTGTAGTGATGGTACATATCCAGAAATATACCAAATCCAGGGACTTGTGCACATTAAATGGGTGAGCTCTATGCTATAtgaaaattatctcaataaagctactTGAATGAAAACAGTGTTTCCAAAGTCTGTTACTAGAACTGGAGGCATGtgttttcagaaaaataactttttatttgtttctttgtttaggcactggggattgaacccaggggtgctttaccactgagctatacccccagccccattttagattttattttgagacagggctttgctgGGTTTCCCTggatagcctcaaacttgccatcctcctgcatcagcctcccaagtttactgggattacaggcctgtgccaccatgcccagtgggaAATAACACTCTTGCCCACGTATAGGTTCCTTGGCTACCTGGAGGACTCTGCCCCAGACATGGCAGCACCCATGAAAAGCCATGAGGAGCCCCCGCTGGTGCAAATGGCTGTCTCCACTGCCTAAATCCttgtttttatggaaaatatgTAAGGTCAGAAGTCGAGGAACTGAGGACATCATGATCTAGTCCCTCTCACCCCTGGAAGACGGCTGTCGCTATAAATGGCAGCGGGGACTCTGAGCCCACCATGGGAGGCCACCACCACAGGCTGAATGACATACTGGGCCGTGGCCACCCCTTTACCTGAGCAGCCTCTAGAGGTGGCTCAGCCCCCCAGAGTCCTCAGCAGGAGGGACCTCCAGATAGCCCTGCCCTCACTAATGGTGGCTCTTGCTACCTCTCCCCATCCCACCCACGGTGTGCCAGGCCCCAACGGACCTCTCAAAGGCCACATTGCGAGTGTCCAGGTGGGTGGAGACGATAGGGGAGGTGAGGCGACTGGCCACATGTTCCTCGCTGGGCCGCATGGCGGCCAGCAGTGCTTCGGGCTCATGCAGAGCAAGCCCTAGTGTCTCTGTGTGCACCACCTGCCGGTCATGGTCCACTTCCATCACCAGGGCTCCTGCCTCTGCCAGCCACAGGGTGTAGGGAGGAGGACAGATTAGTGCCAGGCCCCACCAGCAGGCTGCCCTCAGCCACCTGCTGCTAAGTAGGTACAGCCCCAACCCTGGATCCACTCCAACCCCcaacctcagtttccacatctggaGAGTGCAGAAAAAGAAGAGTATTGTCCTCAGAAGCCACGGAGAATCCAAGAGTGCCAGTGTGCCTCGTGTCTGCAACAAGTGTCCCAGAGCTCACCCTGGCCCTTGAAGATGAAGCTTCTCCGGCCACGCTGCCAGGTCATGTGCTCAAACCCCAGGAGACTGGTGTCCACCCGGAGGCTCTCACCCCGCTTCCACACTCGGTACACATCACTCGGGCACATCTTGGACACAAGGGGCACTGCAGGGAAAGCCAAAGTCACTAGGGATCTCCCCCAAAGTCCACTCCAGGTCTCTGGCCACCAAGTGATCCTCACTCACCCCAACTGGTAAACTCCCACTTCATCTCCACGTAGAAATCGGGGGCCTGAGAAAGACCAGAGATGCCCGTGAGGCTCATGCACCTGCCGGGTGCTGGGGGTCAGCAGGTCTGGGGAATCCTTGTCCACCACCGCTCTGGGGGACCCCAGCAAGTCTTGATGCACTGCCATGGCCCAGCTAAGCCCCATCCCAACCCCGACCAGGAGGGGCTGGGCCAAGCGGGGTCTGGTCTAGGCCTAAGGAAGCTATAAGAATCTGGAGGCCTTGTCTGGTCTTGAGCTGGTCACAAGCCCACTGGGGTCCTTTGCTGCCTCTGTGTCTGAGAGGCCCTGCCTGTCAAGGGAGCCCACTGACTCCTCCATGACTGTTCCTGGAGCAGCGGGGGAGGGAGGCATGAGGTAGTTGGACTTTCGCTTACAGAAGGGCAGACAGAACCAGGCATTCCAGGCACAGGCATCTCTGGGAAGTCAACCTCCTTTTAGGAAATCTGCACTCTCCAGGATGCCCAAAGTCTAAAGCTCCACAGAGATTTCTGGCACCAGAGGCCCCTTCATGCCAATGAAGGCTCCTTTCAAAGGGTCCAGTCTCACCCCTGGGGCCTGGGATCCTCTCCTTTGTACATGACCCTGGGCTGGGGTCAAGACAGTGGTGGGGAAGCATGATGCATGGGCTGAGTGCTCTTCCAAGGTCAGTCCTGGCCGGGGGGTGGGGGAGCCGGGGTGGCAACCCCCTTGCTGGTTATATCCTGTGCCCTGCCATACCTGGCGGAGTTTGTTGAGCAACTCTGGAATGCCAGCTAGCCTCTGCGTGGCCCTCTGAAAGTCACGATACTGGAGCACCAGCTGCACCATCTCTGGGTCTCCAGTGCTGACCGCCTCCTGCAGGACTGGGGACATGTGGCTGCTGAGGGAAACCTCCCCAGTGGTCCCCGGCCTGGCCACTCACTCCACCTACAAACCATCCTGCCAGTCTCAAGGGGAGCCCCTCTGCCCTCTGCAGTACCTGCCCAGCCCTGACGGCTCTCTTTGCCCACATTGGCATTGTGTCGAAGGAGGACTCTCACAGACTCCAGGTTCCCCAGGGACACAGCCAGTTCCAGGGGGGTCCGACCTCGGGGGTCCTCCTGTTCAATGTCGTGCTGAGGGAGATGGGACACTCAGCACAGGCAAGAGAGGAGAGGCCAAGGCAAGGAGGTTATGGGGTTGAACGCGGAATACAATCACTGTGGGAAACCAGGAGGAAGCCAGGCCAGGGAGATGGCAGAGAGTGGCCTGTGTATCCTGGCAGGGGACGGGAGAGGACGGCTGGGAAGGAATTGGCCACCTCCCCTGCCCGATGCCAACAGGCAGAGCTTGGGGGCCTGGTGGTGGGGTCTGGTTAGGCAAAGGTGAGCGTGAGGAATGTGGAGTTTGGTCCAGCCAGGGCACCAGGAATGGGATCTTGTTTTCAGCCTGGCTCAAGGGTGACGCGGGTGAGTTCGGGGAATTGATGCAGTGTGAGGGGGTTGAGCGTGGATGGAGGCCCGGTGCGGGGAGACTGGGCCAGAGTGCTCCGGCACGAGGGCAGGTGACTGGGCTTCGGATCAGGTTGGGGCTTAGGGAGCCGGGATGCAGACGCGGAGCTGAGCAGGGGCGGACGGCACCCAGGATGGAGACTGCTGCCCTGGGAAGGGGCCCGGCGTGGCCTCACCTGGCGACTGTGCAGCGCGGCCTCCAGTTCGCGGTGCCGGTTTGCCCAGACGAGCCGGTGCAACGGGAAGGTGGGGCCCGGGCCAGCCATGCTGGGCCTCAGCGCCGCATCCCGGGCGGGCAAGCAGGCGCGGCGGGGGCGGCCCAGCCCCGCTCGGCTTCGGGCCTGGCGCGGCGCCCTAGCCTTCGCTCGGAGCCGCGCCCCAGCTGCGCCCACCGCAGCCCCGCCAGCCCCTCGGCCGCAGCAGCTGCAGCGGCGCCGGCGGCAGGGAGGGCGGGGTAGGGGTCCAGGTGGGCGGGGCTTCTT
It includes:
- the Ankrd13d gene encoding ankyrin repeat domain-containing protein 13D, with amino-acid sequence MAGPGPTFPLHRLVWANRHRELEAALHSRQHDIEQEDPRGRTPLELAVSLGNLESVRVLLRHNANVGKESRQGWAVLQEAVSTGDPEMVQLVLQYRDFQRATQRLAGIPELLNKLRQAPDFYVEMKWEFTSWVPLVSKMCPSDVYRVWKRGESLRVDTSLLGFEHMTWQRGRRSFIFKGQEAGALVMEVDHDRQVVHTETLGLALHEPEALLAAMRPSEEHVASRLTSPIVSTHLDTRNVAFERNKCGIWGWRSEKMETVSGYEAKVYSATNVELVTRTRTEHLSDQDKSRSKGGKTPFQSFLGMAQQHSSHSGAPVQQAASPTNPTAISPDEYFDPSFSLESRNIGRPIEMSSKVQRFKATLWLSEEHPLSLGDQVTPIIDLMAISNAHFAKLRDFITLRLPPGFPVKIEIPLFHVLNARITFSNLCGCDEPLGSVWVPAPSTAVAASGSPFPCEVDPTVFEVPEGYSVLGAERSEPLRDEDDDLLQFAIQQSLLEAGTEAEQVTVWEALTNTRPGTHPPPQNTVYEEQLQLERALQESLRLSTESRGPGSPQRTPPSPVPPSFEEQLRLALELSSREQEELERGGQQEEEDLQRILRLSLTEH